A region of the Culex quinquefasciatus strain JHB chromosome 1, VPISU_Cqui_1.0_pri_paternal, whole genome shotgun sequence genome:
cattacacactgttcagttcacttttacacacttgtatgggatttttcagttcaagtatgattacacgaaagtgtgtaatcatacttgaactgaaaaatcccatacaagtgtgtaaaagtgaactgaaaaaagtgtaatgctgtttACCAGTGTATGATCGAGCAACTGAAATTTTCCGACCACAATCTCTACCTACCCTagttgtgaaacatttcacctcCCTGCCGCTACCAACAACTGTCAACGCAACCGCGGGCCGCAAAGCGCAAAGTTCGTTTTCGATTTGCCTCCTCTTCGTTCATTCGTGCTTTGCCGTTGCAAGAGGTCGGACGTATTTCGCGGTGCGTCGCCCACAAGAGAGCAGAGAAAGAAAAAACGAAGCCGCCTGTTTGAGCactccattttgaatttttcaccaCGTTGGCTGGTGCGGTGCGTGGAAAAAGTGAGATTTCTTCGCCGGAAACGCTCGGAAAAGTGTGTCAAATTGCTACAAAGTGAGGTGAGTGTGGTTTTCGTGCTTTTGAGGGTGTTTTTGTGGGGTTTCCGGGTGTACTTTGCGGGATGCGTTCAATTTTTGGTGGTGTCGCGGTGCTGAAAATCGCCGCCATGTTGGATTTTCGCAGAAACGAACCGCCGCGTAGCAGGCgctttggaagtttttttttttttgaaaaaaatgctaatgaaaggtttatgtgtttttgatttCAGCTTGCACCTGGAGTAAACAGCGATGGTCGGGTCGAGAGTGTACGTCGGCGGACTGCCGTACGGTGTCCGCGAGCGCGACCTGGAGCGCTTCTTCAAGGGCTACGGAAGGACGCGCGACATTCTGATCAAGAACGGATACGGGTTTGTGGTGAGTTTTCGAGCAAGATTTTAACACAATTTTAGGAGCATTCACTGTAACGTTGCTTTTCCTTCTTGATTTCGGCAGGAATTTGAAGACTACCGCGACGCAGACGACGCCGTCTACGAACTCAACGGGAAAGAGCTGCTAGGGGAACGGTAAGTGACTAGCAGATTGTGTAACCCGGCCGTCGATACGCTCAATCAAACATGTTTCCCAACGATCTCGATGCTTGCGGGGCGAAAATCGACAGACAAAACGACTGACTACCCAATGTGTtcataaatgttatttttgttgtCTAGAGACAGGCATGACATCAGCGGTACACTTTTAAAGCTTGCAAAATTGTTGTGTTGTACTGAACTTCAGTCAACGGAACCAGCGCAAAATGCCTACTGAGTTTAATGTTTACTCAAGAGCTTTTCTGACGTTTTTGGCGTTATCTGAATTGTTTGCCACTTGTTTAAGCTTCATCAACTTGTTATCATTGTTTTTCACTAGAAGATTTCGAAAAGTTAAGTTTTGCGCAGAACACATACCCTTTGGTCGAATATTGACTAGCTTCTACCTGTTCCCACGAAGTTTGTTGACCTGCAAGCTGAACTCTATGCGGCCCAAAGTGGTCTTGCCATGTTTGTGAAAGCAAATCCAGAATTATGATGTCATCCCACGCATGTTcacctctttctctctctctatttACAGAGTGGTCGTTGAACCTGCCCGCGGGACGGCACGTGGGCCCGGCGGCCGGCGCGAGTATGACCGCGGAGGCGATCGGTACGGCGATCGCGGACGGGGCGGCGGTGGCCGCTATGACAAGTGAGTAGCGCAAACAGTCAAAGTAGTTGCACcgtagacataaccggaatggcgttgaATAACGTAATTTGGATGGAACTGGCAGCGGAGCCAGTTTAATCAGCTGAAAATAGCGACAACGATGGTACCAGAGTGAAGTGGTTCTTAATCTCAATAGAATCTCAAGAGTCATGGTAGTTCAGGATGGTTAATGGATTGATTTCTGCTGAATGTTCCTATGAGTCTATATTCAAGAATACAACGCAAATTTCGATGGCTAGTAAAAATGTTTGTGTAAATCTAGTATTGCTGTAAATATCGagttaaaaagtcaaagtaTGTTTTATCAGACAGACTCAACCAGGGAGAGTTCCTTCTGGACTCTCCAAAGTTGTAGTAGCAATGAAAAACTAGTTCATTTTAGGTACTTGAAGTTTACGTCTGTGATTGGGAAGCGAATTTTTAATATAGCCGAGTGCATATATTTCGGTGAGAAAAATTCTGTTTCTGCAGAATGCTTTTAATAACACCACTCCTCTAAGCGGCCATTAGTCATTTTGGTATCATCAGCGTCCATCTTCCGGAGAGTCGTTAGCTCCAGTTCGAAAGGGTCTTTCGCGCGCTCCATACCTATTCGATATTGTTATTGCCGATGATCAAGGTATCGTAACGCTTGCAGGAACAGCTCCCGCTACGGACCACCCCTGCGGACCGAGTACCGCCTGATTGTGGAGAATCTGTCGTCGCGCGTCAGCTGGCAGGTATGTACCGGACCGGTTTTAGCCTTTTTAGCACCGATTCCCCGTTTCTCCACGTTTCCCAAACTGTAGAAAAGTGTGTTATCTTTAGTTTTAGTTGTTATATAACATGAAAGGTTTCCCGGCTTTTCGGTAGATTTGTGTTGTAAAGAGTCGTGTCCTTTGcagttcttttttttgcaattggaATAACAAAACATGTTAAGGTCAAGTTCACTGCAAGGCACACGATCAATAACGAAATCAGACAACGCGCGTCTTTGTTCGTGTGCTCACTTTGTTTCTACTGTTTACGTAATAATACTAACAAAATTacgttttctttggttttctggTATAAGGATGTTATATTGAAGCTGGTTAGTTTTATCTAACTTCGACTTTGCAAATGGTTGAAACAAACTGtgtacattgttttttttttatttcgaaccAGCTGAGATTTGTGTTTAGTTTTTTGTAAGTTTAAAATCAGCTCAAAAACAACCCACAAATCGCAGCTAGTTTATTCGGATTTGGATCGAAACACACTTTTTTGTTATTACTTCACATTCTAATCCGGCTGTCCACGGCAGCGGCATTCCCAGTGGTCGAACGTTGCGAACCCCGAAAGACTCGGCATGCTTGTGTTGTCTTGAGGCGGCATTTTCTGGCGGACACTGGCGAAAACAATGGATTACACAAACTCGAAAGCAAAAGATTGCACCAAAATGAACCAACATGGATCGATGGAACTCGATAAACCCACCCCCATTTTGAGGCCAATGGCAAGGCCCGGGACTCCTGGAAACGATCAGACTCTGTGGCAAAACTCTGGACGATTGGGCTAAACAAGCAAAAGCAATGGAAGGCACTAGGAAGGACCCCCCGGATTGTGGACGAAAAGCACAAGCTATCGTTTCATGTCGGAAGACGTCGCGCCACTGGGATTTCCGCTGTCGGTTCCGCCACCAGCGAGTGTCTCGTTATGCATGAAATGAGCGCTGGGCTTTGTTGGATTCCCTTTTCCCCGCCCCTTCGTAGTTTTAAACCACCTCACACCTGAGAGACTACCTCTAAACCTTTTAAGCCTGTCTTCTCTAGAGAGCTGTTTAACCTTAACACTAAACTCAAACTCCCCCACTTTCCCCTCCTTGTTTAAACCTCGTTTGTGTATATGTTGATCTGTAAAGAAAACCCCCCCTTTTATTGAGAGCTTTTACATTTACGGAAGaatttctaaacaaaaaaaaaatgaatcaaaccaaaaaaaccCGACTCCGTCTGCGAAACGATCAAGCCACCCCATAGTAAAACCTCTTATTACTGTTATCTTTTCCTAAAAGGCAACCCTCCTTTCAAAAACGTGAGGTTTGCAGAGTAACACACActgacagagagagagagagataaagGGAGATTGTCGCTCAAACACTAAACCGGAAGACCACCCTGGGCCAGCACGGATTGTGATGAGCGCGCGATCATCTGAGCAATCGATGGATGATGATGTGCGAAAAGACGAACTTCCACCACCCGCACCCCCCCAGACAAGACGCGGAACAAGTTTCTTCCCCCCCTCTGGTTGTCCGTTTCCGGGCGTGGCGTTGCCGAAATCCGTCATCCGATGGGGTGGTCAACCTGGAAGGCTCGATCCCAAAGGTCGTCGTTGGCCGAGGACCCCGCCACTGCAGAGCGCTTCACGCCTACCCCgacagagagagagggagagagcacCAAAAAGTACTCACCTTtttacacacactcacactcataCACTTACAAGTTCGTGCTTCTCCGCGCTTCGGGATGGGTCCATCGAAGCTCGTTGAACAAAGCTGGCTCCCTCGGGAAACTGTTTTGTTGGCGCAATTTTGATGTGCCATCCCTGAAGCGTTGGTACGGGTTTTTTTCCTAGCAGTTACACCGAGaaagagacagagagagagagtttaTCATTTCTattaattttctgaattttcgaatcaaatttAAAGCTCCAATCCATTACTCACACCGAGGTTCCCATCCGCGAGACCGGAAGAGACGAGGCTTGACTGAAATCTCGAAAAGGACAAAATcaaaacagagagagagagagagggagacaCTATTCAAGGTCGTCACGTGTGTTGAGGTCATCCCCCCCCAAATCGAGAGACAGAATTCTTCCAATCGTGCGGACCGCTCGACCAAAGCGCGCTGGAGGGGTCACACTTGCTCGTTGGTTTTGTGTGGACCGGTTTGGAACAAGGCCCGGTTCGCGTCCCGTTTTTCCCCCCCTGCATCGTCGGATCCGTTTGGTGGATCGTGCGACGCCCGTTAcgttgacgatgatgatgatgatgatgatctgCCCCCCCATGTGAGAGACAGAGAGCGCGCGAGAAAGCGAGCGAGAAAGAGAGTTTGTGTCCCCGACCCCGCCAAGGTAATGGTCGATATTTTTGTACTCACTTTCTCGTTAGAATCATTTCTTTTTTCTGGAAACCAGTGTAAACCGCAGCAAGCAAGAAGCCAATCAGTCATGTCTTACGACTAACGTGTTCCCCACTATAttgctttgttttttgttattgtttacgctCGTGTCAGAAAGTGTGCCACGCGCGAAGGTCTCGAGGGTTTTACAACGGGGGGAAAAATCTGTTCATAATGAAAAGAATCATGCTCACACACAACCGAGGACGGAAAGACGCTCAAGACGATTCTTGCCTGATCAATCTGGAATGCAACCAAAGAGGAAAGAGTGAGAGGAAGCCCCAAATCGTCATCGCCCAAAAAACTAGCCAAACAACCAAGATCTGGATCGAAGCACGAACAAGGTTGAAAAAATGAGGAATAACCAAGCCAAAATAAAGAAGGAGAGACGTTAACCAACCGAAAGATCTCGCACGGAAAGGATATTCTCGAGAGAAGCTTCTGCCAAAAGAGGACGGAAACAGCTGAAATCGCCAAGGAATGCCTGCCACCCCACACAACTTGAAGGAAGCCCGGCCTTACGATCGCCAAACGCAGATGATTCTTTTCATTATGAAAGAGAAACAAAGAAACTCAGATTGACCCCCCCAAACAAATTGCAGGCATGTCGAGGGCGCGCCCCCAAAACTAGTATCTCAAGTGCGCGTGTAGTGAAAGTGACGATCGATCTCCCCTATAGTCGTGTAATACATTTTTCTAGTGTTAGGCACAATCTCAACCCCGAAGCTGTACTTGTCGCTCTGCCCGCCAATACTAATGGACCCTTTTCGTCTGTTGTTtcctttcctttttttattttggttttttgtttgcctTTGACGGATAAATAAACACAGGACCTGAAGGACTACATGCGCCAAGCCGGAGAGGTCACCTACGCCGATGCCCACAAGCAGCGCAAGAATGAGGGGTAAGTTTTTgatcactttaaaaaatagtagaCACATTTGGCATAACTTCCAGTTCAGACACGATTACCCGGATGTCTATCTGAGTATCTGAAGTTCAGATTGTTCAAATAATAACGAATACAATAGGTCTATTCttgtactgcagaattctgcaattctgcacgaaatcggcagcagagcgttcccgtacttttctgcaacaaaagtaacttttctctcaggcagaatttctgcaatgagagaggtagaagttgcagcaaaaccgttcccgtacttttttgcaagctctctcttctctttatTGTTAATaagttactgcaatttggtgtgatggacgcttacaagcattttattattagttgtaataataaatccagagttttttttttttgaataggtcctataaacatatggaagacaaagcttattgaaccttttcaaaaataaaaatttctcaatttttaaattcttaaattattaaattctccaattcctaaattattaaattcttaatttcttcgccatcttgaatcataaaaaatacaaattttttggTGTCATACTTTAGgttaaaaactcaaatttagacgatttccaaagtttttttttaaaaaaaaggaccaataaattattgtctttcatatgtttataggacctaataaaaaaaactcttgatttaTAGATTGGAAATTTTGACTGTTTCTATTCTATTTatattgttgttttaaaatttttgattgatttgatttgattttttaattttacttatttttgaagttataatttctttaattttttatcttaatattttcaactgtaactttaaaatatttggtGCTCTGCActcataaatattcaaatttttgtttttttatttcgattttttttttcaacctttattatacactcaacccctggTGGTTGGTCACATTTtcatttgacactttttttttatttttaccccgttggttggtcaaagtcaaactaaacagTGACGatctttttacacggcgctcacgcacactatcaaaacaaacgtttggtagtgtttgtgaactccgtgtaaaaggggtgtcaaactaaaacggtaccccgttcgtttgacaacagttggtgtcaaaccatcggagttgagtgtatttattttgatttttttaaaattaagatgtttttgaaattttaaacattttgaaatatttagtttttaattatttgaattttaaaactttgaatttgtgatttattatttttttatttttctgatataattatttgcattttt
Encoded here:
- the LOC6040876 gene encoding serine/arginine repetitive matrix protein 2 isoform X2 gives rise to the protein MSARSSEQSMDDDVRKDELPPPAPPQTRRGTSFFPPSGCPFPGVALPKSVIRWGGQPGRLDPKGRRWPRTPPLQSASRLPRQRERERAPKTPIHYSHRGSHPRDRKRRGLTEISKRTKSKQRERERETLFKVVTCVEVIPPQIERQNSSNRADRSTKARWRGHTCSLVLCGPVWNKARFASRFSPPASSDPFGGSCDARYVDDDDDDDDLPPHVRDRERARKRARKRVCVPDPAKDLKDYMRQAGEVTYADAHKQRKNEGVVEFATSSDMKTAIEKLDDTELNGRRIRLVEDRGGRNGGSSGGRNGRGRSRSSSSRSRSRSRRRSSRSRSRSRRSSRSRSKSRSRSKSRSASVASKRSRSRSNKSRERDSKSKSRSRSVERDRSRSRSKSKDAKSRSRSPRSRSRSKSKDNKSRSRSRSAHSRSRSRGGSRGGSRGGSRDRSRSPADKRDGKSRSASPKNNDHSPERNESMDD
- the LOC6040876 gene encoding serine/arginine repetitive matrix protein 2 isoform X1, which encodes MSARSSEQSMDDDVRKDELPPPAPPQTRRGTSFFPPSGCPFPGVALPKSVIRWGGQPGRLDPKGRRWPRTPPLQSASRLPRQRERERAPKTPIHYSHRGSHPRDRKRRGLTEISKRTKSKQRERERETLFKVVTCVEVIPPQIERQNSSNRADRSTKARWRGHTCSLVLCGPVWNKARFASRFSPPASSDPFGGSCDARYVDDDDDDDDLPPHVRDRERARKRARKRVCVPDPAKDLKDYMRQAGEVTYADAHKQRKNEGTRGRHSPQYYGVVEFATSSDMKTAIEKLDDTELNGRRIRLVEDRGGRNGGSSGGRNGRGRSRSSSSRSRSRSRRRSSRSRSRSRRSSRSRSKSRSRSKSRSASVASKRSRSRSNKSRERDSKSKSRSRSVERDRSRSRSKSKDAKSRSRSPRSRSRSKSKDNKSRSRSRSAHSRSRSRGGSRGGSRGGSRDRSRSPADKRDGKSRSASPKNNDHSPERNESMDD